One Oryza brachyantha chromosome 3, ObraRS2, whole genome shotgun sequence DNA segment encodes these proteins:
- the LOC102718161 gene encoding probable potassium transporter 16, giving the protein MAAQAGGSRGSSRLEIFAAARGGSTGSGVSAGDAEAPPLDVLRQDSLYRDATRPAHGHHGQESWMRTLRLGFQCVGILHADLGTSPLYVYQNTFKYGIKHPDDILGVLSLIIYSFLLFTMVKIVFIALRANDDGDGGTFALYSLISRYAKVCLIPNQQAEDELVTGYNDHAKPSATLRRAQWMKSLLEKKAAKIAIFFLTIFATALALSDCVLNPSISVLSAVNGLKLRAHHLTTGEVVWITVGILVVFFAVQSFGTDKIGYTFAPVVVVWLLLISGIGIYDTVKYDVGVLRAFNPKYIIDYFRRNKKEGWVQLGEILLTFTGTEALFADLGYFSIKSIQLSSTFVLLPSVLCTYVGQAAYLRKHMEKEFIQNAFFNSVPRPLFWPIFVLAILTSVIGCQAMVSCAFATMSHLQTLSCFPRIKILHTSRRYSGQLYSPEVNFVLCLLSCVITLSFRTTGFIVKAHEICVILVMVITTILMTVVMLLVWKVNIWWIVAFFVVFMSTETVYLSAVLYKFAHGPYMPLAMSAVLMAIMATWHYVHVKRYKFELEHTVAPGKAKQLLERRDLKRVPGVGLFYTELVQGIPPIFPHLIGKIPTVHAVIVFVSVKHLPVPHVDVSERFLFRQVEPRECMVFRCVARYGYRDTLEMADGFVGTLVEYLQYYVRDLNLYSTAAPEALPRMGSCPSVRAESFSSWDRRPSGHGIYAEEMLTPIQSFSELTMHPVGMSSRLPQFQTTKMSLQEMLKIEEDQKLIQREVDNGVVYILGETEVVAKPHSNLLKKVVVNYIFNFLRKNSRKGEKMLSIPRRKLLKVGITYEI; this is encoded by the exons ATGGCGGCACAAGCAGGCGGCtcgagaggcagcagcagacTGGAgatcttcgccgccgcccgcggcgggagcaccggcagcggcgtcagcgccggcgacgcggaggcgccgccgctggaCGTGCTGCGGCAGGACTCGCTCTACCGCGACGCCACGAGGCCGGCGCACGGCCACCATGGACAG GAGAGCTGGATGAGGACGCTACGGCTGGGGTTCCAGTGCGTGGGGATCCTCCACGCCGACCTCGGCACGTCGCCGTTGTACGTCTACCAGAACACCTTCAAGTACGGCATCAAGCACCCGGACGACATCCTCGGCGTCCTCTCCCTCATCATCTACAGCTTCCTGCTCTTCACCATGGTCAAGATCGTCTTCATCGCCCTGCGCGCCAACGACGATGGCGACG GTGGGACATTTGCTCTCTACTCGTTGATCTCGCGGTACGCGAAGGTGTGCCTGATCCCGAACCAGCAGGCCGAGGATGAGCTTGTGACAGGGTACAACGACCACGCCAAGCCGTCGGCGACGCTGAGGAGAGCACAGTGGATGAAGAGCCTGCTTGAGAAGAAGGCTGCCAAGATtgccatcttcttcctcaccATCTTCGCCACGGCGCTGGCCCTCAGCGACTGTGTGCTAAATCCTTCAATCTCAG TACTGTCGGCGGTCAACGGCTTGAAACTCAGAGCACATCATCTGACAACAG GTGAAGTGGTCTGGATCACGGTGGGGATCCTGGTGGTGTTCTTCGCGGTGCAGAGCTTTGGCACTGACAAGATTGGCTACACATTTGCCCCAGTTGTTGTGGTCTGGCTGTTGCTCATCTCAGGTATTGGCATCTATGACACGGTCAAGTACGATGTGGGCGTCTTGAGGGCGTTCAACCCCAAGTATATCATCGACTATTTCCGACGAAACAAGAAGGAAGGATGGGTCCAGCTCGGCGAAATTCTACTTACATTCACAG GCACAGAAGCTCTCTTTGCTGACTTAGGATACTTCAGCATCAAATCAATTCAG TTGAGCTCTACCTTTGTCTTGCTCCCATCAGTGTTGTGCACTTATGTTGGGCAGGCAGCATACCTGAGGAAACACATGGAGAAGGAGTTCATACAAAACGCTTTCTTCAATTCCGTTCCAA GGCCTCTGTTCTGGCCAATATTCGTTCTGGCAATCTTGACTTCAGTCATCGGTTGCCAGGCCATGGTGTCGTGTGCCTTTGCAACCATGTCACACCTGCAGACGCTAAGCTGTTTCCCGAGGATTAAGATACTGCACACATCAAGGCGTTATTCAGGCCAGTTGTACAGCCCTGAAGTGAACTTCGTCCTCTGCCTACTTTCTTGTGTTATCACCTTAAGTTTCAGGACGACTGGTTTCATTGTCAAAGCTCATG AAATTTGTGTGATCCTTGTGATGGTTATCACGACTATCCTGATGACCGTGGTGATGCTTCTCGTATGGAAAGTGAACATCTGGTGGATCGTCGCCTTCTTCGTCGTCTTCATGTCGACGGAGACCGTCTACCTGTCGGCGGTTCTCTACAAGTTCGCGCACGGGCCGTACATGCCGCTGGCCATGTCGGCCGTCCTCATGGCGATCATGGCAACGTGGCACTACGTGCACGTGAAGCGCTACAAGTTCGAGCTGGAGCACACCGTGGCGCCGGGCAAGGCGAAGCAGCTGCTGGAGCGGCGCGACCTGAAGAGGGTCCCCGGCGTGGGGCTCTTCTACACCGAGCTGGTGCAGGGCATCCCGCCCATCTTCCCGCACCTCATCGGGAAGATCCCCACCGTCCACGCGGTCATCGTCTTCGTCTCCGTCAAGCACCTCCCCGTCCCCCACGTCGACGTCTCGGAGCGCTTCCTCTTCCGGCAGGTGGAGCCCCGGGAGTGCATGGTGTTCCGGTGCGTGGCGCGGTACGGGTACCGGGACACGCTGGAGATGGCCGACGGCTTCGTCGGCACGCTCGTCGAGTACCTCCAGTACTACGTCCGCGACCTGAACCTGTacagcacggcggcgccggaggcacTACCCAGGATGGGGAGCTGCCCGAGCGTCCGAGCCGAGAGCTTCTCCTCCTGGGACAGGCGACCCTCCGGCCATGGCATCTATGCAGAGGAGATGCTCACGCCGATCCAATCCTTTTCTGAGCTCACCATGCATCCCGTTGGTATGAGCAGCCGGTTGCCACAGTTCCAG ACAACAAAGATGAGCCTCCAAGAGATGCTGAAGATCGAGGAAGACCAAAAGTTGATCCAACGCGAAGTGGATAATGGCGTGGTTTACATTCTCGGGGAGACTGAAGTGGTAGCGAAACCACATTCCAACCTCCTTAAGAAGGTGGTTGTGAACTACATATTCAACTTTTTGAGGAAAAACTCTCGAAAAGGAGAGAAGATGTTGTCGATTCCACGTCGAAAGTTGCTCAAGGTTGGCATCACATATGAAATCTAG